Within the Scomber scombrus chromosome 4, fScoSco1.1, whole genome shotgun sequence genome, the region attttggtttaaaaacaaaacaaagtttaaACACGAGCATCATACCTGTGAACACCACCGGAAGCAGCCGCTGTTGTTTATGTCTCCCGCCCACTACGTGCCAAATAAAACTTCCGCTGGGAGATTTTCACAATAAGGGAGCCATCAGCTCTAAAATTCTACACACCAAATATGGCAGAAAACAAGTTAACCATGCCCATCCAAACATATTTAgacatgtaaaaatactcatctggaataataatgtgtgtcagATGTGGTTACTccaaaaaacagaataattatcttgttaaaatccttaaaatggcatCTAGTCCTActaatatttaatttcaaaagtttaactgctggacacaatgTGCCTCCTACCTCAACGAAAAATTAATTCTAAGTGTATATAGTGTATGTATATGCACTGTTAGGGTTCAGTTACCCACATCACACTTGCGTTAGTTGAATACTGGACCGCGATTGGCTACAAACTAgtagtgatgtcacaaatcaggGCTTTCGATTAAAACTGTTTCAATGACCACAGAAAAATGTCCACATTCATCAGATGAATGTCAAAACACAGTCATCAATTGTCAAACTTTGCACATATATTATTCTCTACAGCAAAGCTCAAACATATtagaaaatcatatttttgagAAGAGGGGgactgctgctgtcacatcctctgTCACTACTTTTTCCACATCTGAATACAGCTGCCATTCATACAAGAAAGGTGGAAGATACAGCAGCCCTGACAGGCTGACAGAAATCACTAAAACACAAAGGCCCAGTTGCCTGGACAGGGATTAAGTCTAGTCCAAACTGTTTTATATCAGTGGATAttttgcttctctctcctatccttcctctctctcctctctaccccaactggtcaaggcagatggccgcccactttgagaatggttctgcctgaggtttcttcacaTTAaaggagtttttccttgccactgtcgccaagtgcttgctcatgtgggaatgttgggtctctttaaaattaaacctgaagagtacggtttagacctgctctatgtgtaaagtgccttgagatgactttgttgtgatttggcgctatacaaataaagattgattgagatcGATTGATATTTTCACAGAATGTAGTCTTTAGTTCAGGACTAATCTTAACCTTGCCTGAGAAACTGGAACAAAGAGTTTACCATTTTATGTGTGAAATACAAGTAAttaaatccctttttttctgacataaaTTAGTAAGACATTTTTGTTGGCACTTTATTGTTGATAAATTGTTATACAAAGTCAAACTGAATAACAAAACACAGTACACCAGATAACTTGGTCAAAGATGGTCAGCTCCAACAATGTAAAAGTCAGACATCAGCTACATCTGTATTACACATCATCTGTCAGTACTTATGAAATGTTGTGTGTCAACTTCTTAAAATGAAGCTAAACCACAGGGAGATGTATATACTGCAGAATCACACAAAGTAAGAATGACTGACAgtaacataaaacaacaaataaaaaatgtcttcttGGCCATCCTAAAGGACGGAAATGCTCCCAATGTTGtataagagacagagagggagactgTTGAGGAATGAAAGACAAACAAGGCAAGAGGGAGGTGGAGGGTAAAATAGAAGTGGGAGTGAGAGAGTCTACAGCTGCTGAAAATGTCCAGTCCTTTGTGGTTCCATTTGCCCGGGCCAGTTACTGTTTGTGGATAACGTTTGGTAGGTGCCACTTTGTCTTTTTAGAGCGGTGATCCTGTTTCGAACGTAGTCTTTTACACCTTTCCAGGAACGGGTCCTCAGTGCTTTTGGTTCAGCCTCAAGACACTGAATGCAGTCATTTTTCTGAGGTACCTTGTGTCCTTGAATGAAGCGCATCATGTGTCTTTCTACGGCACAAACTTCTGCCTCCTCCCATTTGTGTTTGCACTGACTATGAGAACCTGTGGTGGGAAAAAAGGAGTTATGAATGAACTTATACCAACTTCTGACATCACTGGAAAAACTCTGGAAAACTAAAGACACACTTTTTTAACTGTATGAAAACTTAAGCCAAACTTTGAAGATGACAATATTAAGAACTAATTATATCTATCTAATCAATACATGGAAATATTATGGCAACGccttattttaccttttttgcATGAGTTGCCAGATTTTGGTGGTACAGTCATGCTGGTGCCTGCCGTTGCTCCGTGTGCTTGGTCATGATAAAAATCAGCTTGAGCGTAGCATGCACCAGAAAGTTCACTCTGATCCCACGATGCAGGTTGATGTCCACTTGCAGGTTCTAATCTCTCTGTAAGTAAGACAAAGATACTTTTTTCACATACctatattcacattttcactcTCTTCCTTTACTGCTGAAAAGCCTAGTGCAGCACAACAGTCCAAACTTTTGTTCAAAAGaaattgagtaaatgtactctTCTTTGTCAAATATCTGCATAAAACAGGGGAAAACAACAGATGGTCCAGTTGTTTTACtctttttcaattatttttttcctcctgttgaTTCACCTCACAGTTTACATTCTCCTCTCACTCAAAGCACACGGTTATCTTCCTCGTTGATCGTAACGTACCAAATAATCAGAGCTGATACTGTGTACAGTCCTGTCTGTTCAGATCCACTCAGGTATTGGATATAAACATACAGACCCCAGGACAGTAAGGAGACCTGACCTCACTCGATTAGACTAAGTAGAATTTGGACATGGTCTGACACAGGTACCAGGTTGGGTCTAGTTTCCTCAGAACCAAGTGGACCTTTGGTTTCAATATTTATGTCAATGggataattacatttttcctttcaatacatttgcaaaattctgttttctctttgccACGATGGGGTATTGACTGAGTTTAGATTGATGATTGATGCAACATAACATAAcgagaaaaaagagaagtggTCTTCATACTCTCTGAATAAACTGTAGCTGTGAAAGACAACCGTATACGGTAGCATTAGAAAACAGAAGACATCTCAGCCAAAGTGGAAGGGAAAGAATGACTGTTGATGTTTGACATCAACTACCTTTTTTGCCTGAGTTGCCAGATTTTGGTGGTACAGTCATGCTGGTGCCTGCCGTTGCTCCATGTGCTTGTTCATGATAAAAATCTCCTTGGGCGTAGCATGCACCAAAAAATTCGCTCTGATCCCATGACTCAGCTTGATGTCCTCTTGCAGGTTGTAATCTCTCTgtaagaaagacaaaaacatttctttctcaTACCTCATTTACCtaatcacacattttcacacacacttcctttaCTGCTGAAAAGCCGGAGCTCAAAGTGATCTATAGTGAAGCACCACAGTCCATTGTTGGGGTTCAGCACCTTAGTCAAGAGTCAAGGTTTGAATGACAAGCTCCATTTCTGCCCCTCAAGATACTACTCAAACTCTCTTCTTTCCAAGGTTTGTGTTAAATCAATATCCTGCACAGCAACTGAGTGACACTGTCAATTTTCAAAGATTCTGAGACTTATTACATTAACAGGTAGCAGCACTAATATCTATCCACTTGTCTCACAATACAAACGCACCCTTTCTCAATGCCAGGATTAAGCACTAACTTATGGGATGCAAACCAAGACATTTGGGGTGACATGGGTGCAAGAAATATAACTGAATTGAAAAGATGAATGGCaaatataaagtgtgtaaaTGTTATTGTGACTGCTGATGAATAAACCCTTTTTCATTCAAAACTGACCAATGAAAGCATTTGTGTAATGTATATTCCAGGTTCCAGCACATATGACTCcaagttatttttaatgtgactttttaaaattatagtACATAACTTCAGATTTCACTGATTGATTTAGTCAAGTATTTAGTAGGTTATAGACAATACTTTCAATATTGTtgttagaaaataaataaaaacatatagtCAGCTGTTACACGCAAAACTTCTCTGTCCTGTTTTTGGGGGATAAGCAGTGGGACAAACGCTTTTTGTCGTGTAACTTTCTGAAGAGGCAGTAGGTGCTACGACTTTATCGCCAGTAATGTTGGGAAACAGATCATATATAACAGACAGGTTTTGCAGTGAAGTTTCTAAACCCTGCGTTTATTCCTAAATTATGTAATTCACTGGAATTCTGGAATTAAACAGAAAAATTCTTACCTTCGGAGTCCATTTGGACATCATCCAGCTGCATACCACAACTCTGTCGTAGTGTTCGGACTTGATTAATAGGGCCCAATATTTGGTCGGCTTCATTCTCGTCCAGATTGATCAGCTGCAGCATTGTTGCATAATGCTTTTGGATCTTTGTCGATTTCAGTGCTTCAGGGTCTTTAGCACCGCACTCTCTGACATATTTTTGTATGCAGTCAGAGCCGTTGTAGGCAGTCAGTGACCTGGGTCGGCCAAATAGGAAAAGATTCTTACTGGGGACTCCACATGTTTCACGAACATTCACAAGAAGCTCCAATGCTGACACGAATGAAGGTTTTAACAGAACAGGGACCATTTTCCCGCACCTCCCTAGTATGTCAATTCTAGTGAAGAACTCACACATGGTTCTTTCCAATTCAGAGACAGATATGTCAAAGTTGCCAGGCAGGTTTGACTTTTTCCTTGACATAAAAGAAGTTAGTGGCACGGCCGAAACCTCACGGGCTCGTCTCCTGTTGAAAATTATTGTTCGAGCGAGTACTACCTTGGCCAGAGCAGCGTAGTTTTCTGCAGAGGGGCACTCTGTGAGTTTTTTCTCAGCAAGAAGATGAACGTTCTCCATGTGGAAATTCAGGCGCTTCACATCTTGAGAAAACGGAACCTTCTTTTCTGTAGTCAGTTTTGTTTCCCTGAGTGTCGATAATGCTCCTGAAGAAACTAGTGTATTCCATTTTTTCTGGTATACTGAGAGGAAGTTTTGTGCAGATTCTACCAGTCTTGTGTCTCCACTCTGCATCGCATTCCTCTCAACAATACTACAACACTTCTGTAGGTGGTAGCCAAGCTTGATGGCAAGTGACGgagtactgtatgttttcttttctggaTCGTAACCTGCCAAGACGTTGACTGCTGACACAACATGTGGGAAGCTTGAGGGGAGAAAGAAGTCCTCCACCTTCTTCAGGGGGGTTATTTTTTGAGCTTCCAGTACAAGTCTTGCTATCTGACGAAGGTTTTGTCGTATGTAATCATGCCTCTTCGCATTTGATCCTTGCTGATCAAACATTTGTTCACCAAACTGCAAGATAATCTTGTCATCCATGACAGCTTGTGTCACATCATTATATGTCATCTGCGACAGAAGTTCTCTGAAACCATCACTTACGCCAAGATCTCCGATAGTTTCAAGCACACAGCGTGATGCAATACGCTTTCTTCCAATCTGTGATTCATTGTCATTCCTCACTTTCTCTGGGCACAACCTGAGGTGTCTATATAaagttttctttaaataaagacCACGGCAGTAAAGACAGTGAAGAAAGTCTTTCACTCCTTTTCCAGATTGCTTTGCTGTTCTTCGGACAACAACCTGTCCCTTCCCtgttttcaaaacatttttattatgaacAAAGTTTCCTTGATTTTTTAATCTATTCCATATTTTTTGCCTTTCTCTGGAATTTTTGGGGTGCTGAAATGCAGCTGCAACTTCTTCTTTGTCGCTGTGGACTGACTCAAGATGTCTTGCAATTTTGACCATTGGCTTTAAGCAAAACAGACAATAATTCCTCTTATCATAAACACGTTGCGCTTTTGAATTTGAGGTTTGCGACACTGCAGTTGAGGACTTCTTCTGATTAGTTGCACGAATCTTTTTTAGAGGAATGAAACTTTTCTCCTTTAACAAAGAACTTCCTGATTTATCCCTCCTTTTCTGTGGAAGAGGACACTTCAGGGGAGGTGTTTCTTCTTCCTTTGGGGTTGAGGGACTGCTATCACTGGATTCATCTGAAAAGCCATCGTCAGTGTCTGATAAGAGGTCAGAGAAGTCACCCTCACTGTTAGGTGAGTAATCAGGATCACTTTCATCAGTCTCTGCTGAAGCATTAGGATCACTATCACCTGGCTCCACATTTTCGGTTTTctagaaaagaggaaacaattGTATTGGAAAGGTTACTATCAGGACACTATCAGTCTGTAACTGTAGAAAATAAACTACTTACTACAGCAAATTTTGAGAAGATGTACAATTAATccttatttgatttaaatcaaatgaataCTTATTCAGTAATGGGTTTTTTATACTGGTAGAAGCAGAGATTCAGATTCAAGTATATTTAGagatttaattcattttccCTTCGATACAGAggaatatattattatatatatatatatatattttttacaggTGACTACCTCCAATTCTGCTGCAGACATCGGGTCATCTGGTGAATCACCGGTCTGATTTTGTTCTTCATAGGATGCAGGAGATGAACAATTTGCTAAAAGCTGTGACTGTACCtagaaaacaatacaaacaaaagaaaaataagacaagaaaacTATGACTACCACTTATTAATCacctaaaaatgtaaaatgtgtataGCATAGTTAAACCTGCAGTGACATTGTTTGGTCACTTGGGGCAGCAGAGACAAGTTGTTAACACAATATTGGTTTTATCATCACCACTGAACaatgggaaaaaacacaaatgacatCAGGCTTTTTCCTGCTCCAAGTTAAAGACTTTTCAACTCCAGAAGTTCAAAGGGCAGAAAAATGCAAAGCACTCAGCAACACAAAAGCACCACTCTCAttgaaaacaattacaaaaagtTTCCCCTGGGCTGCTAAAAAGTGATCTGTCAGATAAGGACCTacagctgaggggaactgcagagttgggtgaCAGTTCTCTTCAGGATCATCACTACAAGCAATGCCTCTGACattacacattttcatgtaatacattgttattataaaaaatatattgattatagctgctttaataaTTTGATGCATCACTACCTTTGACTTTACTGCTGATAACCGAACTTTCTGTTGATCACTGGTCTTTGTTTGTTCACACTGAGACGAATCATCCATTAGTGGAGGAGActaaaagtggagaaaaacagtatatgttacatttgtttacattttaaatatgaattgtTATCCTTCattgtaaatgaaaacacatcagttaaaaaaaacttaacctACCCGGATAGCTGTGTTTTGAGACTGCCCACCACTCCTGTCATCTGCAGGTAATGATTCCAGCTTCATGGGGGGTACAAAGTGAAGTTATCAGGGAGTGACAGTGTtgaattatattgtattatactattatttcatcattttaaagaggAATTGGTTGTCAGTTAATCATTTTGCACACTTACAAGTTCATCCAACTCCGCCAGTTGTTTGAGTAGAAGTGCACGCTGATGTAAAACTATTGAACGACTCCTATCATTGCTGGCCTGaaagcagattttttaaaacatgaatttaaaaaaaggtataaGCCACAAGCATGCAAACTCTGACTGAAATTTGTAGTTATGCTCTCATCCTTCTCATTTCAACAATGGCAAAATCAGTTTACTGATTTGACTTCTCCACAGATGGAGACCCCCCAAGCTCATTTTAGCCCATTGTGCTCTTGTTTCATCACTGCCAGCAACAGGCATCTCTTCTGCTTCGGGTGCCTCGGACAATACCACGCAGAGTGGCGTGATGCAGCTTCTGCCCTGCATGCACTGTGAGTCCCGGACTTCATCCGTTCCTCCACCACTGCTGCAGGTGTACGCCTCAGTCGAGACTGTCCCAGCTGCTTCATCAATGGGCAAAACCAATGACCTCTGATCTGTATCTGTAACATTGCTGATCTCTGGAAATCCACTGCAGACTGCAGTTGGCCATGATTTCCCAAAAGTAATGGCCATGGTGGCAGAGCATTTATGACTCTCACTGCCCCCACAAACCAGTCAGCCAGCTTCGTGAAGGCTCTTACTGCCCGGCTCAACTGGTTCTACCTCGCTCTACAAGGGAGGAGCCCTCTACAAGGGAGGAGCCCTCTGGACCCTGCCTGTCTGACATTGTTCGCTGAAGTGGTTTTATTATGCAGCGAGGTGATGCCTAACACTGTGTAAGACACACCAAAGCAGTAGGTGCATCTTGATTGGCCAGCTACTTACATGCAAATGTCAGTGGGCGATTGCATGCCTGTGACTGGAGGAGTGTACTACCCATAAAGCCCAGTAGAGGGCTCTGCCTGTGCTTATAGAACTAGGGTTACAATATCGTAACTTCTGTTAAGGTGTATGTCAGACTCCACGGCTCGATGACTCCAGtagaaacacaacattttattaGATTCATTTgctaaatgtttttgttctacTGAAGTTAGAGTAAGTACATTCAACCTTTGTCGAAACAATATTTAGATAAAATTTCACTTAAATTAGGGCGGGACAAAATATACATACTATCATCAATATTGAGATATGAGACTGGATATTTGAGATTTTTgagttttaaaggctgcattacaataAAGCAATGTGATATAATGCAAATAATGCAATTTTCTGAACCAGACTATTCTAGGTCttctatttttgtctttacCCGCTTAGTCATTATACCCACAtgactgatgattatttatcaaaatcattgtttaaaatgttatgaaaaCACCATCAGTCATAcatacaatattgttgcaatgtTGATCTTACACTaaaaatgttgtgatatttgattttgtccgtATTGTCCAGCCCTGcattaaatacatacaaaattCAAGTAACCTcacttacagtatatttgtgCAGAAATAATCTACCAATCAAAAAAGCTTCCTCACCGGTGGGATAATGTTCCTCTTTTGTGATGGTTCTTTGTTAGGATGAGAAGCTGCATCAGGGACAGGCTTGTTTTCAGCTCCTGAAGAAAAGACAAGTAAGTTGGACAATGTAAGAAGTTAGCTCGCAGTAATATTGACATCTgtattttttgaaatgttttgttcttctttttggATGACAGGGGTTTGCTGTTTCTCTGACAACTTTTTTTGTTACCTGTCCCAACATCTTCCAATTGTTTAAAGGATGGGACTGgtagttttctctgtttttctgttttaattttatttaaatgtcctttttataGTATGTTTATTCTGCACTCTCATGCAAAAAACGTTGCCTTGTTGCTGAAACGTGctataaataaacttgccttgccttacccTTGCAGTGTGATGAAGGTGTCCACTGAGGCTGCTCCTGAGAAGTAGATGAGGCATGGCTGTGAGTGTATCCTGCAACACCAGCATCCACATGTACTCCTCCAAAAGTAGGTTGAGATGTCCTCTGTGATCCTTGGTTTAAATCGTGTCCACATGACGGTAGGCCAATGGGTATATCTTGAAGCCCCTGATTGGTTAATGGAGGTTGAAAAGAGGTTTTATAAGGGTCGTGGGGTGAGACGAGCGGTAGATGTTGGGGCCTACAAGTCTGAGATCCTTGGTTTGTTTGTGGAAGAGAAGGTGGGGGGATATTTTTTCCTTGGTTAGCAGCAGGTAGCATTGATAAACTGTGAGGATTTTGCTGACCACAAGATATAATCTGAGATACACTTGGTATAGTGGTGTTGGCAAATAGTGAAGTGGACGACAAATTGCTACTGATGTGAGAGGATGTGTACTGGGCAGTGTGATGAGTGTTGCTTCTGGATGATAAGGTGCTGAGGTCGCTCATGCAGCTCTGGTTAGATGCCTGCAGGTGGTCATAGGGGGGTCTCTGGTCAGAAGACGAGCCCAGGCTGAGATGTTGAGCACTGGATAGAGGGTTGAGGACTGGCCCTTGGGTTGTAGCTGTGGGCCAGCCATTCTGATCCACCCATGACTGACAAGGTATGTGGCTCTTATTTGCTGTCGGGTTGTCCATCATCCTCCATAACCATCAGAGTCTTTTGGAGTAGTTTATGTCCTAAGAGACGGGGAAAGAGCAAAGcaacatgacacacacaattGATCATCAGGGTCACGCTGCAGTTGCATTTCTCTTTAAGTTTAAAGGCCTATAACTGAAAGCAGGTATCTTAATTTAGTTAAGAGGTAAGAGTGCGGTTCAGGATACATTAGTGAACACGGCACAGGTAATACAGAAAAGTGATAGGATTCTGCTTCAAAGGGAAATACAGGCAGAAATGCTGAAAATTAAAAAGCAATAGACACTGTAGCAtaacataatgataataaaatgacaaCTATATCAGTAACACATATCCTGAATTGTAGGATTACATCAAGCTTTAACACTTATTCAGCTAACCTTATCACATTTTATCTTGTGAGTTTACGGCGATGCCTTCAGGCCACAGCTATATCATGTACCCCTCGAGGAGAACTAATAGATACTCTAaatcaggcatgtccaaactagtCCATAAGGGGCCGTGTGTCTgtaggtttttgttccaaccaatcaagagcacactaTTCAACCAATCTACTGTCTGAAGAGTGAGACCAGTTGATAAAATGAGTCAAACCTGGTGTTGTCCTGCTTGGCTGGAATAAAATACCTGCAGCCAAAAGTCcatttatggaatagtttggacaccttgCTCTaaatccttcattccttctgctATCAGGTTACTAAACTCTGACAGcagtcattttaaattgtttttttttcatttatttaaaagactGTGCCTTCATAGACAACAGAGAACAAATGTctatttacttattttcttgctatttatttatttatttaaccttagtatctttatctttctgtccTCACTgacctctgtttgtttgttgatctATGATTTGAACATATAACTTATTGGATGTTGTTTGTGCAACTGAGGATGGTGTAAGCTGCAAATTAATTGCCCTCTTTGGGTTCAATAAAGAAGAAATCTGAATCTGAACCTTAAACATAGACATcctcaaaataatatttagCTCAACACaggtaaaagaaataaaaggattTCTGAACATTTGTGTTATTCTATTGATATATTATACCTATATCTATATGTATATCAAcctgtctatctatctgtcaTGTATATATAACCTAAAGGATCAGTTTAAGACCACAATAAACAGCCAGAAGAAGGCCCACACACCCGCACTCAGATGGTTTTAAAACTATGAAGCACCTCCTTCGCCTGATTTTGGGCTGGAAAAAAACCCTGTTTACATTTATACAAACAGCAGTGAATGGGCAGCTGCAGCTtcattactgtatgtttgtgcacATTAATAAAAACGTGGATGAACAGTGTGGTGTCCCGTTTTCTACATTGTTTAGCTGTTAGCTTTTAGCCTGCTCGGCTGCAACATTTGGGAATTAAACTCGTAGGAGGAACAGCGACCCCTGAATGACCGGGCTGAAAATCAGACAAAGCTGCAGAACAAAATGCAGCTGAGCTTAAATCTAGCTGAGcaataataatattcattttcagtaaaaaaaaactaagaaatgtTTGAACACGAGCAGCATACCTGCAAACATCACCGGAAACAGCAATCGTTGTTTACGTCTCGGCCACGCCCCCCTGGATGCCAAAATaaaacttccggtgggagtttttcaaaataagagcGCCATCACTAAACCTCACCACGAGGGGTTAGGGCAGTGGTTTTAACCTCAGGGTGGAGTCAGAGGTTATCTCAGTAAACTGGTCCTGTTCAGCACAACTAAAAGTCAGTatgattgtgtttatttcattcagTCTCATTAAATATTTGGCATTCACTGAATATATAGGTCAGTCCAAATTATTAATTAACTCCCCATTTGAATTTTCTAatcatatatatacaaaaaagcataaaatgatTGATTGCAAAGTTTAATTTATCATATTTCTTGCCCCCACTTGTTGCCCATATTTTATATAGTTGTTTCTTCATTCTGCCACACATAATGTTCAACCTTTTATTCAAAGAATAAGGAGAAGTCATAAATGTTCAGTCAGTATCTTAAAATGACAccataaatacatgtaaatacaaaaacacacaataggagtaagaaaaatgtggttcagactgaaatcgTTTAATAGTAAAATATCTGTAAAGTTTATAATCACACACTACAGGATTATGATATACCAATAACAGAGAAACAAGACGTGTCAATATGACAGTCTTTGAGCTCACTGGTTTTGTTGTAACTCTTCCAACATGGCAGCATTTATCTTAAAACCATCAGGAAATGGTCTTCAAACTCTCAGTAGTAAAATTTCTCTGTTTGGTCATTTGTTTCAATAAATGctctgaaatataaaaactacagtgacagTAATCTCTTTCATGGGTCTGTTCAGAGAGAAAGGCACCTCTGAACAATGAACTTTGATCATATTGCACAACACTCATCATAAAGCTTTTCAGTCAACACAACTATGAAAAGTGTTGATCTGCTGCCGACTCGGAGACAAAGAGACTGTTAATCTGCTGTACAACATCTTCCCACTGTGAGTAAAAAATGAATT harbors:
- the LOC133979074 gene encoding uncharacterized protein LOC133979074 isoform X2, translating into MCEFFTRIDILGRCGKMVPVLLKPSFVSALELLVNVRETCGVPSKNLFLFGRPRSLTAYNGSDCIQKYVRECGAKDPEALKSTKIQKHYATMLQLINLDENEADQILGPINQVRTLRQSCGMQLDDVQMDSEERLQPARGHQAESWDQSEFFGACYAQGDFYHEQAHGATAGTSMTVPPKSGNSGKKGSHSQCKHKWEEAEVCAVERHMMRFIQGHKVPQKNDCIQCLEAEPKALRTRSWKGVKDYVRNRITALKRQSGTYQTLSTNSNWPGQMEPQRTGHFQQL
- the LOC133979074 gene encoding uncharacterized protein LOC133979074 isoform X1, which codes for MCEFFTRIDILGRCGKMVPVLLKPSFVSALELLVNVRETCGVPSKNLFLFGRPRSLTAYNGSDCIQKYVRECGAKDPEALKSTKIQKHYATMLQLINLDENEADQILGPINQVRTLRQSCGMQLDDVQMDSEERLQPARGHQAESWDQSEFFGACYAQGDFYHEQAHGATAGTSMTVPPKSGNSGKKERLEPASGHQPASWDQSELSGACYAQADFYHDQAHGATAGTSMTVPPKSGNSCKKGSHSQCKHKWEEAEVCAVERHMMRFIQGHKVPQKNDCIQCLEAEPKALRTRSWKGVKDYVRNRITALKRQSGTYQTLSTNSNWPGQMEPQRTGHFQQL